In the Natronoglycomyces albus genome, CACCCGCGAGATCACCTAGTTACGCTTCACGCGCCGCTACCGGGAAGCACGAGATCTCACACCGTTGAAGTGCGAGAAACCGAATCCGACGAGGAGTATCTGGACATCCTCTTCGCCGGCTATGAAGTCCGACGAGAACAGGCACACTTCCGCTCGATGCTGACAATCGAACACACCACGGCCGAGCTGAGACGATATCTTGCCTTCGTCGAGGGCACACCGGCGGCGGCGGGGGCGCTGTTCATGCGCGCCGGTACAGGTCTCCTGGCAGGGGCGGCCACTATCCCTCAACTGCGGGCTAAGGGTTGCCAGAGTGCCTTGATCGGCCGCCGGATGGCCGACGCGGCATCGGCTGGGTGCGATTTGGTCGTCGTCACCGCCGCGGAAGATTCGCCCAGCCATATCAACCTACGTCGCCAATTTAGGACCACCCATCGGCGAACAGTGTGGCGATAAGTAAACCAGCGAGGCTCACACACAAGGCACTTGCGGCGTTCTCCTCGGCTAGTTCGCCTGCCTAAACTTCGCCCCTCGCGGTCTTGAATTCGCACTTTTGCATAAGCCTCAGCGTCATCTTGACCAGCAGAGCCAGGGAAGGGGGATAATCGACTTTGTGACCGCTACGGACTACTTCCTTTTGAGCCTGGGCCTCGCAGGCGTCGCAGGTGCGATCATCGCGCCCTGGTGGTTCATTGCGGCCGCATACCGCCGGGCCTGGAGCGCCGGAAGGCCCACTCAGGACCCCGATCTGATCGACTGGGGGCATCGCCATGGCTGCACTTATTCGAAACAAGACGACCGCTGGCTTGAGATCAGTGACGCGGCCCCGCTGCGAAAGGTCGACCCACAAGAAGTACAGCGAACCGATGGCGACGTCGTGTACTTGGACGATGTGGAATGGGCGTTCTTTAACACGAAGCGCAACGTGGTCGAAGAACATGCCAACGACGTTCTAGTCCGTAACCGCGAAGGCCAGAGGTTTGTCGCGTTCACCCACGGCCCGATCGTGGGTAAGCCGAGCGTCAAGACCCCTGGAGCGCAAGCCGTGGTGGCGGTCGAGATGGAACGTGAGGTGCCTTTCCTCTTGGTCATGCATAAAGTGGGCCCTTTGCGGCTACTGGAGTCAGCCGAAAGCAAACTAACGTCGCCTCCATTCGATTCTGCCCAGCTGGACTTCAACATCCGCTACCTGGTCCAGGGAGCGGATGAAGAATTCACCCGCGCATTTCTTAACGTTGAGAACATGGACTGGCTGCAACAGAGCCCCACATTCCATGTGCCGGGCCGAGGCCGAGGCGCTCTGGTGGCTCATGGCAGATGGGCATACTTCATCACCGCCGAACCACCGGTTCCCGATCTGTTGCATGATCGACTGGCCCTGGTCAAGGAATTCACCCAACGCCTCCTCTCGGCATCGTCGGCGGAGCAGGTCAGCGGCACGAACGAGCCGGAGAACAACGTCTAACGACCGTGGCACCCACAACCACGATCATGATTAGACGGTCGATCACGGTGGACTCCCGGCTGATTCACCAGGCGCCGATCCAGTTGCGCAGTTGCGGGCTCTGCAAAGATGTGACCACTAGCTCGGCGGGAAAGTCGAAGTGTTCGAGCGTGGGGACGGCGACAAGCTTCATTCCGGCGGCGCGTGCCGCGCGTGCGCCGGTCATCGAATCCTCAAAGGCCAGTGAATCTTCGGGGGAGAAACCAAGTAGCTCGCACGCCCGGGCGTACATATCCGGCGCAGGCTTGGGATTGCCGACCTCGTCGGCGGCGATGACGACAGGGAACACCTGGGCAAAGCCTCCACGTCGCAACGTCACCTCGAGCAGCGAGCGCGGGGAGTTGCTGGCGACGGCGACCGGGACCTTATCCGCGATGAGTTTAACGAGTTCGTGTGCGCCCGGCATGGCTTCGGCCTGGGTCGCGATGACATCGGTGACCAGCTCTAGCTGTTCTTCGATTAGCGCGGGACCGGAGTTCGGTTCGTTGAACATGACCGCCATTGCCTCACTGGCCGCTGCGACTGACTTGCCGATGACCTTGGCCTTCTGCTCGGGCCCGAACGGCAGGCCACGGCGGGCGAACATCTGAGTTTCGGCGACCGTCCAGCATGGCTCGGTGTCCATGAGGAGGCCATCGCAGTCGAAGACGACGGCGGATGGTGACCAGTCCAGCAGCGTGAAGTTCATGACTGGATGCTAGCTGAGCCGGTAAGTCATGGCCCGGACGTGGTGTTTGCTGTGGATGGTGAGGCGCTGGCCGGATGGTGTTTTCCGCTAGGGCCACTTGTGCCCGGCTCAGCCGCGCGACTGAGCCGGGCACAAGTGTTGTTCGGCTTATAGGTCGTGGTTTTCTGATAGGTGTAGAAGGAAGTTGGCCCGGAAGCGGGTGAGCCCTTCGGCTGCGGGGCCGAAGACATACCATTGAATCCACCATCCGCCTTTGGGCGTCAGGTAGGCGCGGCCGATGGGCTTGTCTGTGCGGGTCTCGGTGCGCATGATCTCGATGGAGTCTCCCCGGGCCGAGCCGTAGAGGTAGAAGTAGTCGTTCTCGTTGAGAAAGCGACCGTAGTACTTATCAGGTTTGACGTTGGCTCCCCAGGTGTGGAGTCCGAACCGGTGTCGGTTGGCCGCCAGCGATACGGTTGTATTGGCGCTGCGGGTTAGCCGGATGCGTGGCCTCATACGGGCTCCTTCATGGCGGGGTCGCAGTTTTCGGTAACGAGTTCGCCGATGGCGTCGTGCCATTGGCTCGGGTAGCCAGAAAACGGCGTTTCCCATTCGATGCCGAGGATGCGGCCGCGTTGGATGAGGATGGTGGCGACGCGGATGGGCATGCTGTGCCCTTGCATAGTCAGGGCGAGCGCCGAGCCGCGTTCGGGATGCGGCGACACCATGTAAGTGTCGAAGTTGTACACAAACTCCACCACGGCGTCGCTGGTTGTCTTTTCGGCCTTGGCGGGACGGTCGTGGGTGTCATTCATCGCGTGTGGCCAAAGAACTGAGTCGAAACATGAACTCATGACGCGCCCGATGAGTGAAGCGTCGCGAACATGACAGTAGAGTCGGTGAAGACATCTCGAAACTCGCTTTCGTTGTGTCGGAGGCGGCCGCTGAATAGTTTGCAGACCGTGCAGCGGCCGCCGTCTCATCGCTGGTTGCAAGCCACGTCTGTTGTCAGGAAACGGTTCCTGAACAGCAGGTCAGCGCCAACGTGGTTCTGGGAAGCTCAACCGATCACCAGCGGGATACGGCCGAGAGTCTATGCCCCGAATGAGGAACATATCCTGACGATACGGCCATGTTGTTGCAACAGAAAGAGATTGAAACCCAGTTAGTTTGATCGGGTTCAAATGACCGGACAAGTTGAGATCCAAGTCGGTGTTGAATTCGTGGCAAACTGCTATGCATGAGCAACTCTCCTCAAATCGCGCGGTCGATTCTCGGCCAGCAGCTTAGAAAATTTCGGAAGAGAGCGGGCATTGGAGTCGCTGAGGCTTGTCGAGAGACGGGTATTTCGGAGTCGAAGCTTCGTAAACTTGAAAACGGAACGAACGATGCCGTCAAACTCCCCGACATTTATGCCTGCGGCACTGTCTATGGCTGCTCAAGCTACGAGGTATCACATCTGAAAGATCTGGCGCTGGGTGCGGACCAGGCGGGCTGGTACCACCCCTATGACGTTCCCACCGAGTTCGCGCACTTCATCGAGCTGGAAGGCGCAGCTAGAACGATCCACATCAATGAGATGGAAGTGGTCACGGGTCTGTTCCAGATTCCTGAGTACATCGAAGCTCTACGTGCGAGTGCCACCGACCAGGAGCAAGCAGTTGACTCAAGCTTCAGAACTTTGAGACAACGCCGGGTCTTGGACAGCGTGGACCCGCCGGAAGTCACTTATGTGACTAGTGAGAGCACGCTGAGGCGGCAGGTAGGAGGGCGGGAAGTCGCGCAAGCTCAGCTTCGTCACTTGGTGGTAATGGCTGAGAGGCCGAACATCTCGATCCATGTGGTGCCCTTTGCGGCAGGGGATTACCCAGCGATGATTTCACCATTCATAGTCTTCCAGTTCGACTCCGAGTTCCCCTCAGTCGTATATATGGAATACGGTTACGGCAGCCGGTACGAAGAGGGCGAATGCGTTAACTACCAGCTGGACGTCCTGAAGCGTACGATGCCTAGCGCAAAACCTATTGGGGAGTTCGTCAATGAAGCTAACCTCTTGGCGTAAAAGCAGCCGCAGCAGTAACAGTGGACCTGACCAAACGTGTGTTGAGTCCCGGCTTGCCGAGGTGAACCAGCAGTTCAGGGACTCGAAGCTTGGTGACTCTTCGCCGATTTTCACCGTGGCGAAGTCCGACTTTGCTGCCCTTCTGAACCACGTCAAGTTACCCTCGCAACGTATGAAAGTAGGGCCGCGCGAAGCGCGGCCCTTGTGTTGTCTTGCGGTTGCGTTTGGCTCTTCTTCTCGTCTTAGCCGTTCAGCAGATGCGCCGCGTGGCGGCCTGCGGCTGCGGCGGCCACGAAGTAGCCACGGTCGCGGTCTAGCCCACGTCCCATCGTGGAGAGCCTGACGGGCAGTTTTTCCATTTCCTCCACCAGGCCGTCGGTGTTGATCTGGATCTGTCGATGCCGCTGGGGCAGCTGGGCCAGCTGGGCGCGGATCTTCGCTTCCCATTCTTTTGGCAGTTCGGCGGGCACGGGCACGTCG is a window encoding:
- a CDS encoding HAD family hydrolase; protein product: MNFTLLDWSPSAVVFDCDGLLMDTEPCWTVAETQMFARRGLPFGPEQKAKVIGKSVAAASEAMAVMFNEPNSGPALIEEQLELVTDVIATQAEAMPGAHELVKLIADKVPVAVASNSPRSLLEVTLRRGGFAQVFPVVIAADEVGNPKPAPDMYARACELLGFSPEDSLAFEDSMTGARAARAAGMKLVAVPTLEHFDFPAELVVTSLQSPQLRNWIGAW
- a CDS encoding DUF397 domain-containing protein; translation: MKLTSWRKSSRSSNSGPDQTCVESRLAEVNQQFRDSKLGDSSPIFTVAKSDFAALLNHVKLPSQRMKVGPREARPLCCLAVAFGSSSRLSRSADAPRGGLRLRRPRSSHGRGLAHVPSWRA
- a CDS encoding helix-turn-helix domain-containing protein, whose product is MSNSPQIARSILGQQLRKFRKRAGIGVAEACRETGISESKLRKLENGTNDAVKLPDIYACGTVYGCSSYEVSHLKDLALGADQAGWYHPYDVPTEFAHFIELEGAARTIHINEMEVVTGLFQIPEYIEALRASATDQEQAVDSSFRTLRQRRVLDSVDPPEVTYVTSESTLRRQVGGREVAQAQLRHLVVMAERPNISIHVVPFAAGDYPAMISPFIVFQFDSEFPSVVYMEYGYGSRYEEGECVNYQLDVLKRTMPSAKPIGEFVNEANLLA